A single window of Micrococcaceae bacterium Sec5.1 DNA harbors:
- the panD gene encoding aspartate 1-decarboxylase, with the protein MNRTMFKSKIHRATVTHADLHYVGSVTVDLDLLDAADILPGELVAIVDVTNGARLETYTIAGRRGSGVIGINGPAAHLVQENDIVILITYSEMTTEEAKNYDPKVVHVDENNKVVHLGSDPAQGLTPGLLRPPFALTNAPL; encoded by the coding sequence ATGAACCGAACAATGTTCAAGTCAAAAATCCACCGCGCCACCGTCACACACGCTGACCTCCATTATGTAGGCTCAGTGACGGTAGATCTGGATCTACTCGACGCCGCCGACATCCTCCCCGGTGAGCTCGTAGCCATTGTCGACGTAACCAATGGCGCGCGCCTGGAAACATACACCATCGCCGGTCGACGTGGCTCAGGCGTAATCGGCATCAACGGCCCCGCAGCGCACCTGGTGCAGGAAAACGACATAGTCATTCTAATTACCTACTCCGAAATGACTACCGAGGAAGCCAAGAACTACGATCCCAAAGTGGTCCACGTTGACGAAAACAACAAGGTGGTCCATCTCGGCAGCGATCCCGCCCAGGGACTTACGCCGGGACTGTTGCGCCCACCGTTCGCGCTTACCAACGCTCCACTCTAG
- a CDS encoding bifunctional 2-methylcitrate synthase/citrate synthase — protein MTDTEIKKGLAGVVVDYTAVSKVNPDTNSLLYRGYPVQELAAKCSFEEVAYLLWNGELPTPEQLTEFTARERAGRALDPALKAIIDALPSEAHPMDICRTAASVLGARHELAEDSSPEANMNKAIDLFSAMPAVVAYDQRRRHGLDVVEPRDDLGYSANFLWMTFGEEPADDVIEAFDVSMILYAEHSFNASTFTARVVTSTLSDLHSAVTAAIGALKGPLHGGANEAVMHTFEEIGIRSEESLEKAAARARAWMEDALAQKKKIMGFGHRVYKNGDSRVPTMKAALDKMIAHYGRPELLGLYQGLEKAMDEAKAIKPNLDYPAGPTYHLIGFDTPTFTPIFVASRITGWTAHIMEQAASNSLIRPLSAYKGPDQRSL, from the coding sequence ATGACTGACACAGAGATCAAAAAGGGCCTCGCCGGCGTCGTGGTGGATTACACCGCCGTCTCCAAGGTCAACCCCGACACCAACTCATTGCTCTACCGGGGATACCCAGTACAGGAACTGGCCGCAAAATGCAGCTTCGAAGAGGTCGCCTACCTGCTCTGGAACGGCGAACTGCCAACCCCGGAACAGCTCACGGAATTCACAGCCCGGGAACGGGCTGGCCGGGCACTCGACCCTGCGCTCAAGGCCATCATCGACGCCTTGCCCAGCGAGGCACACCCCATGGATATCTGCCGCACGGCAGCCTCGGTGCTGGGAGCACGGCACGAGCTGGCAGAAGATTCGTCGCCCGAGGCCAATATGAACAAGGCCATCGACCTTTTCTCGGCGATGCCCGCCGTCGTGGCTTACGACCAGCGCCGCCGGCACGGCCTGGATGTCGTGGAGCCCCGCGACGATCTCGGCTACTCCGCCAACTTCCTCTGGATGACCTTCGGCGAAGAGCCAGCAGACGACGTCATCGAGGCCTTCGACGTCTCGATGATCCTCTACGCGGAGCACTCCTTCAACGCTTCAACCTTCACCGCCAGGGTTGTCACATCCACCCTCTCGGACCTCCACTCCGCCGTCACCGCGGCTATCGGTGCTCTCAAGGGCCCCCTGCATGGCGGAGCCAACGAAGCCGTCATGCACACCTTCGAGGAAATCGGCATCCGCAGCGAAGAATCCCTCGAGAAAGCCGCGGCCAGGGCCCGGGCCTGGATGGAAGACGCCCTGGCCCAGAAGAAGAAGATCATGGGCTTCGGCCACCGCGTCTACAAGAACGGCGATTCCCGCGTTCCCACCATGAAAGCAGCCCTGGACAAAATGATCGCCCACTACGGCAGGCCCGAACTCCTAGGCCTTTACCAAGGGCTTGAGAAAGCGATGGATGAGGCCAAGGCCATCAAGCCTAACCTCGACTACCCTGCCGGACCCACTTACCACCTCATCGGCTTCGACACTCCCACGTTCACACCGATCTTCGTCGCCAGCCGCATCACCGGCTGGACCGCCCACATCATGGAACAGGCGGCGTCCAACTCCCTCATCCGCCCGCTCAGCGCATACAAAGGCCCAGACCAGCGCTCCCTCTAA
- the prpB gene encoding methylisocitrate lyase, whose amino-acid sequence MLYSKTTPEQKRLKLRELLASGTVHQFPGAFNPLSARLIEEKGFAGVYISGAVLANDLGLPDIGLTTLTEVATRAGQIARMTDLPSLVDADTGFGEPMNVARTIQELENAGLAGCHIEDQFNPKRCGHLDGKNVVDIDTATKRIRAAADARRDPNFLIMARTDIRAVDGIQAAKDRAKALVDAGADAIFPEAMKDLHEFRAIRDAVDVPILANMTEFGKSDLFSTRELQAVGVNMVIYPVTLLRSAMGAAERVLDTLKRLGTQEVRVPEMLTRVRLYDLVDYEAYNKFDSGIFNFQIPHVR is encoded by the coding sequence ATGCTGTACTCCAAAACCACACCCGAACAGAAAAGACTGAAGCTGCGGGAACTGCTGGCCTCCGGGACCGTGCACCAGTTCCCGGGCGCGTTCAACCCGCTCTCGGCCCGGCTGATCGAGGAAAAGGGCTTCGCCGGGGTCTACATCTCCGGCGCGGTCCTGGCCAACGACCTCGGCCTGCCCGACATCGGCCTGACCACCCTCACCGAGGTGGCCACCCGCGCCGGGCAGATCGCCCGCATGACCGACCTGCCCTCCCTCGTGGACGCGGACACCGGCTTCGGTGAACCCATGAACGTGGCCCGCACCATCCAGGAACTCGAAAACGCAGGCCTCGCCGGCTGCCACATCGAAGACCAGTTCAACCCCAAACGCTGCGGCCACCTGGACGGCAAAAACGTCGTGGACATCGACACCGCCACCAAACGCATCCGCGCCGCAGCAGACGCCCGCCGCGATCCGAACTTCCTCATCATGGCCCGCACCGACATCCGCGCCGTCGATGGAATCCAAGCAGCCAAGGACCGCGCCAAAGCCCTCGTGGACGCCGGCGCCGACGCCATCTTCCCCGAAGCCATGAAGGACCTGCACGAGTTCCGTGCCATCCGTGACGCCGTGGACGTCCCGATCCTCGCCAATATGACCGAATTTGGCAAAAGCGACCTCTTCTCGACGAGAGAGCTGCAGGCCGTGGGCGTCAATATGGTCATCTACCCCGTTACCCTCCTCCGCAGTGCCATGGGGGCAGCTGAACGCGTTCTGGACACACTCAAGAGACTGGGAACTCAAGAAGTACGTGTTCCTGAAATGCTCACCAGAGTCCGGCTCTACGACCTCGTGGATTACGAGGCCTACAACAAATTCGATTCCGGCATCTTCAATTTCCAAATCCCCCACGTCCGCTAG
- a CDS encoding MmgE/PrpD family protein, with the protein MVKNNHLRVYRSEENLPRAEQLAHKIALVAADPVDVTPEVTEMVINRIIDNASVAIASLNRAPIVAARAQALTHGPSTNGKGGHVFGITERVSPEWAAWANGVAVRELDYHDTFLAADYSHPGDNIPPILSVAQHVGANGADLVRGIATGYEIQVNLVKAICLHKHKIDHVAHLGPSAAAGIGTLLGLDVETIFQSVGQALHTTTATRQSRKGEISTWKAHAPAFAGKMAVEAVDRSMRGQTSPVPIYEGEDGVIAWMLDGPDAAYEVPLPLPGEAKRAILDTYTKEHSAEYQAQAWIDLARKLNREHPETTDPANVKSVLIKTSHHTHYVIGSGANDPQKYSPTASRETLDHSIPYIFTVALQDGAWHHVHSYAPERAARPDTVELWQKVNTVEDPEWTRRYHSLDIAEKAFGGSVEITLTDGTVITDEIAVADAHPLGARPFAREQYINKFRTLAGGLVEEAEIERFLTAVERVTELGAGELDQLNITAAPGVIDLAAAPKGLF; encoded by the coding sequence ATGGTCAAGAACAACCACCTCCGCGTCTACAGGAGCGAAGAGAACCTTCCCCGTGCCGAGCAGTTGGCGCATAAGATCGCCCTGGTCGCCGCCGACCCCGTCGACGTCACTCCCGAGGTCACGGAAATGGTGATCAACCGGATCATCGACAACGCGTCGGTGGCCATCGCCTCGCTGAACCGCGCACCCATTGTCGCGGCACGTGCCCAGGCATTGACGCATGGGCCGTCCACGAACGGCAAGGGCGGGCACGTTTTCGGGATCACTGAACGGGTCTCCCCGGAGTGGGCGGCCTGGGCCAACGGGGTCGCTGTGCGGGAACTGGACTACCACGACACATTCCTCGCTGCGGACTACTCCCACCCGGGAGATAACATCCCGCCAATCCTCTCCGTCGCCCAGCACGTCGGTGCCAACGGTGCCGACCTGGTCCGCGGCATCGCCACCGGGTATGAGATCCAGGTGAACCTGGTCAAGGCCATCTGCCTGCACAAGCACAAGATCGACCACGTCGCCCACCTCGGCCCGTCCGCCGCAGCCGGGATCGGCACGTTGTTGGGCCTGGATGTTGAGACGATCTTCCAGTCCGTGGGTCAGGCCCTGCACACCACCACCGCCACCCGGCAGTCCCGCAAGGGCGAAATCTCCACGTGGAAGGCCCACGCCCCGGCCTTCGCGGGCAAGATGGCCGTCGAAGCGGTGGACCGTTCCATGCGCGGACAGACCTCGCCCGTGCCGATCTACGAAGGCGAAGACGGCGTGATCGCCTGGATGCTGGACGGTCCGGACGCCGCCTACGAGGTCCCGCTGCCGCTGCCCGGTGAAGCGAAGCGCGCCATCCTGGACACGTACACCAAGGAACACTCCGCCGAGTACCAGGCCCAGGCGTGGATCGACCTCGCCCGCAAACTCAACCGCGAACACCCCGAAACCACCGATCCTGCAAATGTGAAGTCGGTGCTGATCAAGACCAGCCATCACACGCACTACGTGATCGGCTCGGGCGCGAACGATCCCCAGAAGTACTCCCCCACAGCGTCCCGGGAAACCCTGGACCACTCCATCCCGTACATCTTCACCGTCGCCCTGCAGGACGGCGCCTGGCACCACGTTCACTCCTACGCCCCCGAACGGGCCGCCCGCCCGGACACCGTGGAACTCTGGCAGAAGGTCAACACCGTGGAAGACCCCGAGTGGACCCGCCGCTACCACTCCCTGGACATCGCAGAGAAAGCCTTCGGCGGTTCCGTGGAAATCACGCTCACCGACGGCACCGTTATCACCGATGAAATCGCCGTGGCCGACGCGCACCCGCTCGGTGCCCGGCCGTTCGCCCGCGAGCAATACATCAACAAGTTCCGCACCCTCGCTGGCGGTCTGGTGGAGGAAGCCGAAATCGAACGGTTCCTCACCGCCGTCGAACGCGTCACCGAACTCGGCGCAGGCGAACTGGACCAACTGAACATCACCGCAGCCCCCGGCGTGATCGACCTCGCGGCAGCTCCGAAGGGACTGTTCTAA
- a CDS encoding GntR family transcriptional regulator, which yields MRASQRAYQALREEILEWRLLPGTVLAEVEQSERLGVSRTPLREALGRLGAEGLTQTARGRGVVVTDISLEDIDELFELRETLEGKAAALAAERGDSAVFRELHEDLMAAPGLISGADPARHAYYALVSRLDEAIDNAIANSYHKQAMRSLRVHLVRVRRLAADDAIRLTTAAAEHAAIAEAIAAGSPRLAEAATTLHLHRSLSHLKATHTPQ from the coding sequence ATGCGCGCTAGTCAACGGGCTTACCAAGCCCTCCGTGAAGAGATCTTGGAGTGGCGTCTCCTGCCGGGAACGGTTTTGGCCGAAGTCGAACAATCCGAGCGGCTCGGCGTGTCTCGAACTCCGCTCCGGGAGGCCCTTGGACGATTGGGCGCCGAAGGTCTAACGCAGACTGCCCGGGGTCGCGGCGTCGTCGTTACCGATATCTCGCTTGAGGACATCGACGAACTGTTCGAGCTCCGCGAGACACTCGAAGGCAAGGCGGCGGCGCTGGCTGCCGAGCGGGGCGACTCAGCAGTTTTTCGGGAGCTGCACGAAGACCTGATGGCAGCTCCTGGGCTCATCAGCGGTGCCGATCCTGCGCGCCACGCTTATTACGCGCTCGTTAGCCGCCTCGATGAGGCCATCGACAACGCCATCGCCAACTCCTACCATAAACAGGCGATGCGGAGCTTGCGGGTGCATCTTGTGCGGGTCCGGCGGTTGGCCGCCGACGACGCCATCCGGCTCACAACCGCAGCCGCGGAGCACGCTGCCATTGCCGAAGCCATCGCCGCGGGGAGCCCCCGGCTTGCCGAAGCCGCCACCACACTTCATCTGCACCGCAGTCTTTCTCATCTCAAGGCCACCCACACGCCTCAATAA
- a CDS encoding transposase family protein, which translates to MLRQDIPVRWTGTPMEQRPGFLEIDTVAHCGDNLVGDYLWTLTATDVFLGWTRTVCIRSRGHRLVLDAIKAIIEELPYPVTGIDFDNGGEFVNHQFVAWAAEENIPLTRARPYQHNDNAHVEQRNNDWVRRHAFRYRYEGPEEMVLLNELWTLVNQRKNYLLPMKKAAGWNKRPSGRTRRVYDQPRTAYLRLLDTGILDPAAAKELKDIHDSLNPAEITREINQIQTKLITRVKLRAATGTTRISRAI; encoded by the coding sequence ATGCTCCGGCAGGACATCCCGGTGCGGTGGACGGGCACTCCGATGGAACAGCGGCCGGGGTTCCTGGAAATCGACACGGTCGCCCATTGCGGCGACAATCTGGTCGGAGACTATCTGTGGACCCTTACGGCAACAGACGTGTTTCTGGGGTGGACAAGGACAGTGTGCATCAGAAGCCGCGGACACCGGTTGGTGCTCGATGCCATCAAAGCCATCATCGAGGAACTGCCCTACCCGGTCACGGGCATCGACTTCGACAACGGCGGGGAATTCGTCAACCATCAATTCGTGGCCTGGGCGGCCGAGGAGAACATTCCGCTCACCCGCGCCCGCCCGTACCAGCACAACGACAACGCCCACGTCGAGCAGCGCAACAACGACTGGGTGCGCCGGCATGCGTTCCGTTACCGGTACGAAGGTCCCGAGGAAATGGTGTTGCTCAACGAGCTCTGGACCCTGGTGAACCAGCGGAAGAACTACCTGTTGCCCATGAAGAAGGCCGCGGGCTGGAACAAACGCCCCTCCGGCCGGACCCGGCGGGTTTATGACCAGCCGCGCACCGCCTACCTGAGACTTCTAGACACAGGAATCCTGGACCCCGCAGCAGCCAAAGAGCTCAAGGACATCCACGACTCACTCAACCCCGCCGAAATCACCCGAGAGATCAATCAGATCCAAACCAAGCTCATCACCCGGGTCAAACTCCGCGCAGCGACCGGCACCACCAGGATTTCGCGAGCAATTTAG
- a CDS encoding transposase family protein: MGELSMEARREITKKQGLEYARAGKKRKGEVLDLVVAVTGWSRANARRQLTAAAKRRGVPRKVPRRRERKYSATSITVLARVWSLVGEPCGKYLAVVMEDSLEALGRFDELGPVAALLTAEVRRELLSMSGATIDRYLRTVKAARYPKPPSPTKAGTMLRQDIPVRWTGTPMEQRPGFLEIDTVAHCGDNLVGDYLWTLTATDVFLGWTRTVCIRSRGHRLVLDAIKAIIEELPYPVTGIDFDNGGEFVNHQFVAWAAEENIPLTRARPYQHNDNAHVEQRNNDWVRRHAFRYRYEGPEEMVLLNELWTLVNQRKNYLLPMKKAAGWNKRPSGRTRRVYDQPRTAYLRLLDTGILDPAAAKELKDIHDSLNPAEITREINQIQTKLITRVKLRAATGTTRISRAI, from the coding sequence ATGGGCGAGTTGTCGATGGAAGCGCGTCGGGAGATCACGAAGAAGCAGGGCCTTGAGTATGCGCGGGCGGGCAAGAAGCGCAAGGGCGAGGTTCTGGATCTGGTAGTGGCCGTGACGGGATGGTCCCGGGCCAACGCTCGGCGGCAGTTGACGGCGGCGGCGAAGCGGCGCGGGGTGCCGCGGAAGGTTCCCAGGCGGCGGGAGCGTAAGTATTCGGCTACTTCCATCACGGTCCTGGCCCGGGTGTGGAGCCTTGTCGGTGAGCCGTGCGGGAAGTATCTGGCCGTGGTGATGGAGGATTCGCTGGAGGCTTTGGGGCGTTTTGATGAACTTGGTCCCGTGGCTGCTTTGCTCACAGCCGAGGTCCGCAGAGAGCTGCTGTCAATGTCGGGGGCGACGATCGACCGCTATCTGCGCACGGTCAAGGCTGCCCGGTATCCGAAGCCTCCTTCGCCGACGAAGGCCGGGACAATGCTCCGGCAGGACATCCCGGTGCGGTGGACGGGCACTCCGATGGAACAGCGGCCGGGGTTCCTGGAAATCGACACGGTCGCCCATTGCGGCGACAATCTGGTCGGAGACTATCTGTGGACCCTTACGGCAACAGACGTGTTTCTGGGGTGGACAAGGACAGTGTGCATCAGAAGCCGCGGACACCGGTTGGTGCTCGATGCCATCAAAGCCATCATCGAGGAACTGCCCTACCCGGTCACGGGCATCGACTTCGACAACGGCGGGGAATTCGTCAACCATCAATTCGTGGCCTGGGCGGCCGAGGAGAACATTCCGCTCACCCGCGCCCGCCCGTACCAGCACAACGACAACGCCCACGTCGAGCAGCGCAACAACGACTGGGTGCGCCGGCATGCGTTCCGTTACCGGTACGAAGGTCCCGAGGAAATGGTGTTGCTCAACGAGCTCTGGACCCTGGTGAACCAGCGGAAGAACTACCTGTTGCCCATGAAGAAGGCCGCGGGCTGGAACAAACGCCCCTCAGGCCGGACCCGGCGGGTTTATGACCAGCCGCGCACCGCCTACCTGAGACTTCTAGACACAGGAATCCTGGACCCCGCAGCAGCCAAAGAGCTCAAGGACATCCACGACTCACTCAACCCCGCCGAAATCACCCGAGAGATCAATCAGATCCAAACCAAGCTCATCACCCGGGTCAAACTCCGCGCAGCGACCGGCACCACCAGGATTTCGCGAGCAATTTAG
- the cofE gene encoding coenzyme F420-0:L-glutamate ligase: MISVFALEGIPEIVPGDDLAALIGDAAGLLLDGDILAVTSKIVSKAEGRFVRAVNREEAITAETVRLVATKVYPGGITRIVENHIGVVGAAAGVDESNTPEGTVLLLPLDPDSSADRLRQALEQRFAVSLGVVITDSLGRPWREGQTDVAIGGSGVVLLEDLRGSHDAHGRRLDITAPAVGDEIASAADLVKRKREGLPVAVVRGLSHLLDPQAQGARILIRRSEDDMFRLGTKESWTQGFEAGRASVGH; encoded by the coding sequence ATGATCTCAGTTTTTGCCCTCGAAGGGATTCCGGAGATCGTTCCAGGTGACGATCTAGCAGCCCTCATTGGGGATGCAGCAGGACTTCTGCTGGATGGCGATATTTTGGCTGTGACGAGCAAGATAGTTTCCAAGGCCGAAGGCCGATTCGTTCGAGCGGTGAATCGCGAGGAAGCTATAACAGCTGAAACAGTGCGGCTAGTTGCGACGAAGGTTTATCCTGGTGGGATCACCAGGATTGTAGAGAATCATATCGGTGTCGTCGGCGCGGCGGCGGGCGTCGACGAGTCGAATACTCCTGAAGGAACAGTGTTGTTGCTACCGTTGGATCCGGATTCATCGGCCGACCGCTTGCGCCAAGCGCTTGAACAGCGTTTTGCGGTGTCCTTGGGTGTGGTCATCACCGATTCCCTTGGCAGACCGTGGCGGGAAGGCCAAACGGATGTGGCCATTGGGGGTAGCGGGGTTGTTCTCCTTGAGGACCTTCGCGGAAGTCATGACGCCCATGGACGGCGTCTGGACATAACTGCCCCGGCTGTCGGCGACGAAATTGCCTCCGCCGCTGACCTCGTAAAGCGCAAGCGAGAAGGATTGCCCGTGGCCGTAGTGCGAGGACTGAGTCATCTCCTTGACCCGCAGGCCCAAGGGGCTCGAATTCTGATCCGACGATCTGAAGACGACATGTTCCGGTTGGGTACTAAGGAGTCGTGGACCCAAGGCTTCGAAGCGGGACGCGCTAGTGTCGGGCACTAG
- the cofC gene encoding 2-phospho-L-lactate guanylyltransferase, protein MWRVVVPVKGTARSKSRMNASNELAAAIAMDTVSAALDAASVLVVTSAEAAPAFSALGVEVIRDRGEGLNSAIALGITSAGSGPVAVLLGDLPALVPEELTSVLDQALSYPRAMVADADGRGTTLITAMPGSSLRPAFGPDSRAAHLAAGYEEITRSPTSGLRRDVDTTDQLNVLARAGRLGPNTSSVWGGHPHCFRLRGVSPGANPGRFLIS, encoded by the coding sequence ATGTGGCGAGTAGTTGTCCCCGTCAAGGGGACTGCCCGGTCCAAATCCCGCATGAACGCGTCCAACGAGCTGGCCGCGGCGATCGCGATGGACACAGTGAGCGCCGCGTTGGATGCCGCTTCTGTTCTGGTCGTGACGAGCGCGGAGGCTGCCCCTGCATTCTCAGCACTGGGAGTCGAAGTGATCCGGGACCGGGGAGAAGGCTTGAACAGCGCCATTGCCCTTGGCATCACTTCTGCAGGATCTGGCCCCGTTGCCGTTTTGTTGGGGGATCTTCCCGCACTGGTCCCAGAGGAGCTGACTTCTGTACTCGATCAGGCCCTCTCCTATCCGCGCGCGATGGTTGCCGATGCCGATGGCCGAGGGACTACGCTCATCACGGCAATGCCGGGGTCGTCTCTCCGACCCGCTTTCGGCCCGGACTCCCGGGCAGCGCACCTTGCCGCCGGCTACGAGGAAATCACCAGGTCTCCGACTTCCGGTCTCCGCCGCGACGTCGACACGACCGATCAGCTCAACGTCCTTGCTAGAGCCGGACGCCTCGGGCCAAACACTAGCTCGGTATGGGGGGGCCACCCACATTGCTTCCGACTCCGCGGTGTGTCTCCCGGGGCTAATCCCGGTCGTTTTTTAATCTCCTAG
- the cofG gene encoding 7,8-didemethyl-8-hydroxy-5-deazariboflavin synthase CofG — MARAEATGALGLADAAVLHSAREDELERLLAVASDLRDTGLEKAGRSGIITYSKKVFIPVTQLCQDRCHYCVFVETPNGLVAKGLPTYMSPAEILQVAREGAALGCKEALFTLGDRPESRWQSARDWLDDHGYKSTLDYIQAMAVLVLEETGLLPHVNPGVMTWAEMQRLRPVAPSMGMMLETAATRLWSEKGGVHYGSPDKDPSVRMRVLEDAGRSRVPFTTGVLLGIGETDTERAEALFAIRASHERHGHIQETIVQNFRAKPRTAMQNDDDLGLQEYVAAVAVARIVMGPDAIVQAPPNLTDAEELGLLIRAGINDWGGVSPLTVDHVNPERPWPHLEDLAHLTRNSGFELRERLTAHPQFIQRSATWIDERLHQHVSALAEPETGLASEPAAVRGRPWARADKSRPGSKISGSVVSMLRQAAQHPSGLTDSQYEALLSVDGQDLEALCRVADEVRNCAVGDRISFVANRNIDSSLYAPEVAITNAAGRNTGGAGNGSQNLSPRVLAELVDEAQSLGATEICVQGLIRPDLRGESYFDLVSTIRARQPAIHVHAFRPTEIMDGASRLGISIKEFLQELKGAGVNSVPGTGARILNDRIRAVLSDQSDPPVADWIDVITTAHGVGLPSTATMIYGHLESPADQVAHLRKLCSIQDITGGFTEFIAMPFLPYDAPVLSVVSRPGPGLRETRALHAVARLMLHGRIDHIQAAWTKLGHQTSLLVLQGGADDFGGLLIDGLRWPEVGAEAHRELFITDINRLASEIGRPVRQRMTDYSTAPADLLAPSRTGRVMPSKRVLPSIRESSSRVKRNT, encoded by the coding sequence GTGGCCCGCGCCGAGGCTACAGGTGCTTTAGGGCTTGCCGACGCAGCAGTTCTTCACTCTGCCCGCGAAGACGAGCTTGAACGCCTACTGGCCGTCGCATCCGATCTCAGGGACACCGGCCTGGAAAAGGCCGGCCGCTCCGGAATCATCACCTACTCCAAAAAGGTTTTCATCCCAGTCACGCAGTTGTGCCAGGACCGCTGCCACTACTGCGTTTTTGTAGAAACACCGAACGGGCTCGTCGCCAAAGGCCTCCCGACCTATATGTCGCCCGCCGAAATTCTGCAGGTTGCCAGAGAAGGCGCGGCACTAGGATGCAAGGAGGCACTCTTCACCCTGGGTGATCGGCCAGAGAGCCGTTGGCAAAGCGCTCGAGATTGGCTCGATGACCACGGTTATAAGTCCACGCTTGACTACATCCAGGCCATGGCGGTACTCGTCCTTGAGGAAACTGGGCTCCTGCCGCACGTCAACCCTGGTGTAATGACCTGGGCTGAGATGCAGCGACTCCGTCCTGTCGCCCCGTCCATGGGCATGATGCTCGAGACGGCAGCGACCCGGCTGTGGTCAGAGAAGGGCGGCGTACACTACGGCTCGCCGGACAAAGACCCGTCCGTACGGATGAGGGTACTCGAAGATGCTGGACGCTCGCGGGTTCCATTTACTACGGGGGTACTGCTCGGCATTGGCGAGACTGACACGGAACGTGCGGAAGCTCTTTTCGCCATCCGCGCATCCCATGAACGACACGGTCACATTCAGGAAACGATTGTCCAAAATTTTCGGGCGAAACCGCGAACGGCGATGCAGAACGACGACGATTTGGGTTTGCAGGAATACGTCGCGGCCGTCGCCGTGGCAAGAATTGTTATGGGGCCCGACGCCATTGTGCAGGCGCCACCAAACCTCACGGACGCCGAGGAACTCGGCCTCTTAATACGCGCAGGCATAAACGACTGGGGCGGCGTCAGCCCACTGACCGTCGATCACGTCAATCCAGAACGGCCATGGCCTCACCTCGAGGATCTGGCACATCTCACACGCAACTCGGGATTCGAGCTTCGCGAGCGTCTTACCGCCCACCCGCAATTCATCCAACGTTCTGCTACCTGGATTGACGAACGCTTGCATCAGCACGTGTCGGCACTCGCCGAGCCGGAGACTGGTCTTGCCTCCGAGCCGGCGGCCGTAAGAGGGAGGCCGTGGGCTCGGGCCGATAAGAGCAGGCCTGGCAGTAAGATTAGCGGTTCAGTTGTCTCAATGCTCCGCCAAGCTGCCCAACATCCGTCCGGTTTGACGGATAGCCAGTACGAGGCTCTGCTTTCAGTCGACGGACAGGATCTGGAAGCCCTCTGCCGGGTGGCCGATGAAGTCCGAAATTGTGCTGTTGGCGACCGCATCAGCTTCGTGGCCAACCGCAACATCGATTCATCGCTCTACGCACCTGAGGTTGCGATAACCAACGCGGCGGGACGAAACACGGGTGGTGCAGGAAATGGCTCTCAAAACCTGTCTCCTCGCGTGCTTGCAGAGCTTGTCGATGAAGCTCAGTCGCTTGGTGCAACCGAGATTTGCGTGCAGGGGCTCATCCGTCCCGATCTCAGGGGCGAGTCCTATTTCGACCTCGTGAGCACAATTCGCGCGCGGCAGCCCGCTATCCATGTGCACGCCTTCCGACCAACGGAGATTATGGATGGGGCTTCACGGCTCGGTATCTCGATCAAGGAATTCCTGCAGGAACTAAAAGGGGCAGGTGTCAACAGCGTTCCCGGAACCGGGGCGCGAATACTGAATGACAGGATCCGGGCCGTCTTGAGTGATCAGTCCGACCCGCCTGTTGCGGACTGGATTGACGTCATAACAACTGCTCATGGGGTAGGTCTGCCCTCTACCGCTACGATGATTTACGGTCATCTGGAGTCTCCGGCGGACCAGGTTGCACACCTTCGAAAGCTGTGTTCGATCCAGGACATCACCGGGGGATTTACAGAATTCATCGCCATGCCCTTTCTCCCTTACGATGCGCCGGTGTTGTCGGTCGTGTCGCGGCCTGGCCCTGGCCTGAGAGAGACACGAGCGTTGCACGCCGTGGCCCGCTTGATGCTGCACGGCCGCATCGATCATATTCAGGCCGCATGGACCAAACTGGGACATCAAACGAGTCTGCTCGTACTCCAAGGTGGCGCGGATGATTTTGGCGGCCTTCTTATCGACGGTTTACGTTGGCCTGAGGTCGGGGCGGAGGCCCACAGGGAACTCTTCATCACCGACATCAACAGGCTCGCCTCCGAAATCGGCCGACCAGTGCGACAACGTATGACCGATTATTCGACCGCCCCGGCCGATCTGCTGGCACCAAGCCGTACTGGGCGCGTGATGCCAAGCAAGCGCGTCCTCCCATCGATCAGAGAAAGCTCCTCTCGAGTTAAGAGGAACACATGA